A window of uncultured Methanoregula sp. genomic DNA:
TTTTTTCGCCAAAAACCGCGAAACATGCCTGGGAATCTGCAATGAACTTTCCGTTGGGGGCCAGGTCTGCAATTTTTCCAAGAGTCTCCTTCTGTTTTACAACGACAAACAGGTAGGGCTGATGGTTCATTGCACTCGGGGCCAAAAGAGCGCATTCCAGTGCATCCTGGATCACGTTCTCCCCGATAGGGTCGGTTTTGAACTTGCGCACGCTGTGCCGGGATTTTATTATCGTTGCTACTATGTTCATACACCGGAATGGGTAATAAGGGAAGATAAAAATTGGGTATCGATATCTTTCCCTATCGTTTGCAGTAGACTGCTATCCCGATAAGGAGAGAGATGCCGGCAAGGACCGGCCCAAACCCTGGCGTTTTTGTGGGGGACGGGGATGCGGGGATCGTGGTACCTGGTGCTGACGGTTCAGCAGTCACCGGAACCGTTGCAGGTACCGTAGTCGGCAGAGTGGTTATTGTCGTCGGAGCCTGTGTTGTTGGCAGAACCGTTGTTGCAATGGTAGCAGGTTTTGTCGTGATGGTTGTTGCAATCGTTGTTGCAGTTGTGGCTGCCGGCGTTTTTGCCCCGATCAGGGGATTGTTGTCCTGGTCGAGAAGACTGATTTTTGCAGAAACCGTCTTCCCGGTCTGTTCATAATTATCCTTCATCTTGTTCGTGTTGCATTCAGCCCAGATGGTGTAGGAACCGGGAGGATAGGTCCCACGGTTTCCGGTATCCCAGATGGGGGCATCCTTGTAATACATCGGGGTTGTTGTCAGGGGGATGTCAACGATTGAGACGGTTGACCCGGAGGGATCCACAAGAGCAGTAAACACCCCACCACCGGGAGGCTGGACTTTGATCGTAACCAGTGCAGGGGAGTTGCGCTGCGATGCCATCTGGGCCAGGTTCGATTCCAGCCGGAAACGGATAGCATCACCGGTCGGGACCCATTTGTCGGTGACATCGATACTGACGGTTGTATCCTCGATTCGGAGGTTCAGGTTGGGGTCCGCAACAATGAAGGCAGGTCCATCCGCTTTTCCCGTACTGTCAATCCGGTTCCAGGTTCCAAGATAACCCGAGAAGTCTGTTGGGGTGACTGAAAATGATCTCAATTGTGAGGACACGTCCATGGTTTTATCCGGTGACGCCGTATTGACATCTGCACCAGAAGCCCACCATCCAATTTTTGTATCAGAACCCATTGCGGCAGAAATGTCAAGTCCCTGTTCACCAAGGAACACAGTATTGCCGGAGTTGATGGTGTTGATTGCTGCACCCTGGGTAAATCCCACGATTAGCAGGATTCCCAGGAGCAGAAGACACCAGAACCGGCCAGGTAGAGTCTGCATGATCATCGTATTTCGTTTCAATATTTATATTTAACAAAAACAGTGACCGATGTTAGCGATGAGAAGCGGGCGGATAATTATCCAACGGCTGGCGGATCATCTGACAGAGCCCGGTTTTTCCTGGGCAGATGATCCGTAAACTCAACGGGACCCTGATGAAGAAACGGCAGGGGGGTCGGTTGAAAATTTTTCAAGCAAGGGTGGGGGGTCCGATCATTTCAAAAAAATGGGGGAGGGGGGTTACCCGGGAACCCCCCTTCTCAAATCTGGTATTGCACGCGTATTGCATAAGTAAATTTGAACGCGTTTCTGCATGGTTCCGGTGAGACGACGTGGCATGAAGGCTACTCAATTCTGATTAGGGGGGGGTGCCCTGGACCGGAAGGGGGAGGGGGTCTCCGGCATACCTCCCCCTCATGGGGGTGGGGGGGTCCGACCCGTTTTAAAAAAAATGGCGGGGGGGTCACCGGGGGACCCCCCCAGGGGGCGAAGCCGGGCATGGGATATTCCCGGAAAAAACACAGCGATTACCCAACAGGGGAAATGAGAATTATTACCGGTTCTCAAGGATTAGCGTATTGAAGTTCTCAAAAACACGCTCTCCCTCGAACGTGTGACTCACTTCGGGATGCCACTGCAGGCCATAGATCTGTTTTTTCGGAAGGGCAATGGCTTCCATATTGCAGATATCCGAGCGGGCAAGGCAGGTAAACCGGGGCGGGATCTGCGACACTTCGTCCGCGTGGGATGCCCAGACATTGATCTTTGATGGATAGCCGGCGAGGATCCCGTCGGGTTCGCAGATCTCAACCTCGACCGGACCATATCCCCCGCTGCGCCCCGGGTGGACTGCCCCGCCAAACTTCGCTGCGATGATGTGAAGCCCAAGACAGATCCCAAGCACCGGCAGACCGAGGTCCAGATACTGGGGGCAGTACCCTGCCCGCTCTATGGCTGGACCACCGCCGAGAATAATCCCCCGGCACCCCGCTGCAACCTTTTCGGGAGGTGTGGTATTGGGGATAATTTCAGCATCGATCTCCAGATCCCTGAGCGCCCGGTGGATCAGGTGGTTGAACTGCCCGAAATTATTGACAACGTAAATAGGAAGCATTATCCTTAGAATGTGTACTGAAGTTCTATAAGTTTGTTCAACTGTAGGCACTCACCGAAGAGAGGATCTTGCTCCGGATCTCACCGGGTGAATGGCCCATGAGATGGGCAAGCAGCATCGCGCCGCCGGCACCCATCCCTTCTTTCACTTCCCCGATACAGTACCGGGCAAGACCCGGATGCCCCAGATCGCCAAAACCCGGGTCAACATAGATCATATCGGCGCCAATCCGGCCGGCAAGACTCTGGACATTGGCGGATGGATCGTCCCGGACGTATGCGGTAGTGACAACGGAGGGAACTGACCCCCCCGCTGCCCTGATGAGGGCGCAAACGGCAAGCATCTGGGTCCCTCCGGCAAAGAAGAGGGAGCCCGCGTAGGTCTTGGCAATACCCGCAGCAACCGGCATCATCGGATCCCCGGCAAACCGGACAATATCAAGAGGATCGCTTGCTCCCGCATCATGTATCCGTTCCAAAACCAGCCTGCAGATATCCTCTTTCAGGGATACCGGGTTCTTTACAAAACTGCTGCTGACAGCCGCATCATACCCGAGCGCACGCAGGACGCAGAGTGCCGTTGTCGTCCCGCCCGGAGTGCACTCGCCCAGGACCAGAAGATCGCTGCAGTCCGACAGGATCTCGCCCATCATCTTGCCACGCACAAACAGTTCCCCGGCTCGGGGAACTGCATCCCCGTAGCGGGGATCGTCACCGACATCGCCATACACGTCAAAGCAGGGAACGGTCGGGTGGTGGCGCAGTCCGGCATTGATAAAAAACGGCCGGATCCCGGATAATTCCATCATCGACCGGGTGATCGATGCAGGGGTCGGACATCCCGTGGGTGTATTGGGTTTCATGGGGAGGCTCGTTATTTTACCCCGGCTCACCAGTTCCGCATCAAGCACCGGCGTGAAAAGGGTTCCTTCCGGTGTCGGCCCGGCCCCGGAGATTCCCGGCACGGTGGAGAGGAGTGTGTTTGCAAGGATACTGCAAAAGAGAGGCCTTTTAAATGTAATTTCCGGCCTTTTTGATAGGAAGCTCATATGAATCTACACATAGATCTCCGTTCCTTGAGTTTGAATATATCGGATGATGAGATTCCGCAACGATATTACTCCGGCAATTCCAACACCTATTCACATGTTTGAGATCGAACAGCGGTTGCAGGCCCATGGCATTACCATCGATGACATGGTGACAGCAGCTATGGGGCTGTACGTGTCCCACGGTATGCCGGAAGACGAAGCGGCTCTCGAAATAAAGAAGAAGATCCAGAAATTCCTTGCCGATCCCAATGTCGCTTCCCTCCTTCTTGGAGCAATTCTGCTTGAAGAGGAACTGTATATCAAACGGAAAAATTCAGAAATTGCCGATGACCCGGTTTTCTTGCTCAGCGACGAGATCCTTGGAATGGCTATTGCCGAATGTATCGGCGGGACATATGCCCGCTTCGAATTCACCCGGTACGACCAGAAAAAACCCGGCATCCTTGCAAAACTCGGACCATTCCTCGACGATGCCGTTGCAGGGCTTATTGCAGGGTGCACCTCACGGCTATATAGCGAATGCCTATGAAACCGCTGCTCTCCCTCATCCAGTTTTCAACAATCCTGCCTGTCGGTAAACCACAGGATCTCGAAGCGTTCGCCCGCCACTCATACCTGTATCCCATTGCTGGTTATCTTATCGGGGGAATCGTTGCCCTGGCAGTTTTCTTTGTTCCGGATCATACCATTGCAGCCGCGTTCGCCATTGCCGGGCTCCTTCTCCTGACCGGGGCCCACCATTTTGACGGTCTGCTGGACCTGGGAGATGCCCTGATGGCACATGGCGACCGGGAGAAGCGCATCCGGGCTCTCACCGATATCCATATAGGAGCGGGAGGTGTGGCGCTGGGTATTGGTATCACGATTCTCCTGTTTGCAGGTCTCCAGGAGGCTTCCTCGATAGCCTGTGTTCTCATTATCGGGGAGGTCTGCGCAAAGTTCTCGATGGCGTTTCTCACGGCGTACGGGGTTCCGTTCCGGGAAGGGATCCAGAGTTTTCTCCACCAGTTTTCCCGGCCGTATTACCCCGGTCTTGCGGCAATCCTCTGCATTCCCCTTGTTCTTCTCCCGGTATCGCCCCTGAAAATTGCCGGAGCATTTGCAATGATGATCATCTGCCCGACCATCCTGCTCTTCCTCTCACGGCACCTGTTCGGGGGCGTCAATGGGGATGTTGTCGGGGCATCGAACGAGATCACCCGGGCATGTGCAGTCATCGCCGTGGTGCTGATCTGATATTTGCAGAGGATGAATAAACCCGGAATAAGAAACGGGAGGGCTTGAGGAGTAAACGCGATATTGATCCCCCCAATCCCCGCGCATGGAGAGACGTGAGTCGTTTGACCGCCGGGAGATTTTCTTTTCGCATCAGTCCGAATCGAAATCCCAAAAAAGTATTTTCAATAGAGTTTTGCAAACCCGCGGTTTTCATCATCGCTGCAATTGATTGCCGATCCGTCGCGGACAAGAGTATTGAACATCATTGCAGCGTTCATAAGATTATCATCGGAAGCCTTTCCGCACCGCACTTCAGTAAGCGCCTGGTTCTGGGGAGTAGAGACCGCCCGGTTCCCGACCCAGATTCCCTGGCAGTGCCGGCAGTACGCGCAATGGCTGTACACGGAAACATCGCCATCGGCACAGGCAACCGTGACACGTTGTTTCTTCTCATCCCGCTGGAATTCCAGTCTCTTCATAGTGAAAAGGTATTATGACATCAGATATGATGATACCGATATGAGATCTTCATCGGAAAAGCAGCCCCGGCCTATCGAAATATTTTAAATAGTTGGGTCTCATATAAGTAATACTCGCATAAATTGACTGTAAGCGGACAGTCCTACATTTTGGAGGATCACATACATGGCAGCATCTGACAAGCCCCATATGAATCTGGCCGTTATCGGCCACATCGACCACGGAAAGTCAACCACCGTCGGACGGATGATGTTCGAGACCGGCGCTGTACCGGCCCACATCATCGAAGGGTACCGCAAGGAGGCTGAATCCAAGGGTAAGGCAACCTTTGAATTTGCATGGGTTATGGACAACCTCAAGGAAGAGCGTGAGAGAGGTATCACCATCGATATCGCTCACAAGAGGTTCGACACCCCCAAGTTCTACTTCACGGTTGTAGACTGCCCCGGACACAGAGACTTCGTCAAGAACATGATCACCGGTGCTTCCCAGGCGGACGCAGCAGTCCTCGTTGTTGCAGCACCCGACGGTGTCATGGAGCAGACGAAAGAGCACGTCTTCCTCGCAAGGACCCTTGGCATCACCCAGATCATCATCGCCGTCAACAAGATGGACGCGGTCAAGTTCGATGAGAAGCGGTTCAACGAAGTCAAGAAGGACCTCTCCGAACTCATCAAGATGGTCGGTTACAAGCCGGACGAGACCCTGTTCATCCCGATCAGCTCACTCGGCGGCCAGAACATCAAGGCAAACAGCCCTGAAATGTCCTGGTACAAGGGACTGGCACTCATCCCGGCACTCGACACCTTCAAGGAGCCGGCAAAACCAACCGACAAGCCCATGCGCCTGCCCATTCAGGATGTTTACAGCATCAGCGGTATCGGCACCGTGCCGGTCGGCCGTGTTGAAACCGGTATCGTGAAGAAGGGAATGAAAGTCTCCTTCATGCCCGCCAACAAGGCAGGGGAAATCAAGTCCATCGAGATGCACCACGAGGAAATCCCCCAGGCAATCCCCGGGGACAACGTTGGTTTCAACGTCCGTGGTATCGGCAAGGGCGACATCCGCCGTGGCGATGTTATGGGCCCGGCAGAAGCACCACCGACCGTTGCAGATGAATTCACTGCACAGATCGTCGTGCTTCAGCACCCCAGCGCACTGACCGTCGGATATACCCCGGTCTTCCACTGCCACACAACCCAGACCGCATGCACCTTTGTCGAGCTCAAGAAGAAACTCGATCCCCGCAGCGGCCAGACCAAGGAAGAGAACCCGACCTTCCTCAAATCCGGAGATGCAGCCATCGTTGTCATCAAGCCGACAAAACCGATGGTCATCGAGAATGTCAAGGAGCTCCCCCAGCTCGGCAGGTTTGCAGTCCGGGATATGGGATCAACGATCGCCGCCGGTATGTGTATCGCCATCCAGCCAAAACAGATGCTCTAATTTTTTGGTGGTACCATGCAGAAAGCCAGAATTCGCCTGACAGGAACCGACTTCAAGAAAGTAGAGATGGTCTGTGACAGGATAAGGGAGATCGCAGAGCGCACAGGTGTTAATCTGGCCGGTCCGATACCGCTCCCGACCAAACGACTGGTCGTGCCAATCCGCAAGAGTCCCGATGGGGAAGGAACCGCAACATGGGACCGCTGGCAGCTGCGTGTCCACAAGCGCCTCATCGATATTGACGCAGACGAGCGTGCACTCCGCCAGCTCATGCGTATCCAGGTGCCAAAAGATATCGGCATTGAAATTGTTCTTGAGAGTTGAAGGTGCGGCGTGCAGCAGGCCGCTTTTTTTACTCCAAAACTCAAAAAAATATTTTCTTTTGAACGAATTTTTTTCCTTATCCTTATTACCGCCATCATAATCCGGTTCTGGCAGCTCGATCTCAAGCTCTTACATCACGACGAAGCAATCCATTCCTGGTTCTCGTACGAACTCCTGACCAAAGGGACATGGATGTATGATCCCAGCTATCACGGGCCGTTCCTGTATTACGTGACGGCCGGCATGTTCTCGGTCTTCGGTGACTCCGACTTCACAGCAAGGCTCCTGCCCGCACTCTTTGGAGTGCTCCTGATCCCGCTCGTTTACTGCATCTACCGGCTAGGGTATATCAATAAAACACAAACGCTCGTGGCAGCGCTCTTCATCGCCCTCTCACCGGATCTGGTCTTTTTCTCCCGCTTTCTCCGGCATGATATCTTCATGCTCTTCTTTACCCTCATGCTCCTCGTAGCTCTGCTCTATTATTTCGAGCGGGGACATACACGGTATATCATTATTGCAGCTATCGCCGCTGCAGGGAGCCTTGCCT
This region includes:
- a CDS encoding DUF3821 domain-containing protein, with the protein product MQTLPGRFWCLLLLGILLIVGFTQGAAINTINSGNTVFLGEQGLDISAAMGSDTKIGWWASGADVNTASPDKTMDVSSQLRSFSVTPTDFSGYLGTWNRIDSTGKADGPAFIVADPNLNLRIEDTTVSIDVTDKWVPTGDAIRFRLESNLAQMASQRNSPALVTIKVQPPGGGVFTALVDPSGSTVSIVDIPLTTTPMYYKDAPIWDTGNRGTYPPGSYTIWAECNTNKMKDNYEQTGKTVSAKISLLDQDNNPLIGAKTPAATTATTIATTITTKPATIATTVLPTTQAPTTITTLPTTVPATVPVTAEPSAPGTTIPASPSPTKTPGFGPVLAGISLLIGIAVYCKR
- a CDS encoding GMP synthase subunit A, which encodes MLPIYVVNNFGQFNHLIHRALRDLEIDAEIIPNTTPPEKVAAGCRGIILGGGPAIERAGYCPQYLDLGLPVLGICLGLHIIAAKFGGAVHPGRSGGYGPVEVEICEPDGILAGYPSKINVWASHADEVSQIPPRFTCLARSDICNMEAIALPKKQIYGLQWHPEVSHTFEGERVFENFNTLILENR
- a CDS encoding TIGR00303 family protein; translated protein: MSFLSKRPEITFKRPLFCSILANTLLSTVPGISGAGPTPEGTLFTPVLDAELVSRGKITSLPMKPNTPTGCPTPASITRSMMELSGIRPFFINAGLRHHPTVPCFDVYGDVGDDPRYGDAVPRAGELFVRGKMMGEILSDCSDLLVLGECTPGGTTTALCVLRALGYDAAVSSSFVKNPVSLKEDICRLVLERIHDAGASDPLDIVRFAGDPMMPVAAGIAKTYAGSLFFAGGTQMLAVCALIRAAGGSVPSVVTTAYVRDDPSANVQSLAGRIGADMIYVDPGFGDLGHPGLARYCIGEVKEGMGAGGAMLLAHLMGHSPGEIRSKILSSVSAYS
- a CDS encoding phosphatidylglycerophosphatase A gives rise to the protein MFEIEQRLQAHGITIDDMVTAAMGLYVSHGMPEDEAALEIKKKIQKFLADPNVASLLLGAILLEEELYIKRKNSEIADDPVFLLSDEILGMAIAECIGGTYARFEFTRYDQKKPGILAKLGPFLDDAVAGLIAGCTSRLYSECL
- the cobS gene encoding adenosylcobinamide-GDP ribazoletransferase yields the protein MKPLLSLIQFSTILPVGKPQDLEAFARHSYLYPIAGYLIGGIVALAVFFVPDHTIAAAFAIAGLLLLTGAHHFDGLLDLGDALMAHGDREKRIRALTDIHIGAGGVALGIGITILLFAGLQEASSIACVLIIGEVCAKFSMAFLTAYGVPFREGIQSFLHQFSRPYYPGLAAILCIPLVLLPVSPLKIAGAFAMMIICPTILLFLSRHLFGGVNGDVVGASNEITRACAVIAVVLI
- the tuf gene encoding translation elongation factor EF-1 subunit alpha, which codes for MAASDKPHMNLAVIGHIDHGKSTTVGRMMFETGAVPAHIIEGYRKEAESKGKATFEFAWVMDNLKEERERGITIDIAHKRFDTPKFYFTVVDCPGHRDFVKNMITGASQADAAVLVVAAPDGVMEQTKEHVFLARTLGITQIIIAVNKMDAVKFDEKRFNEVKKDLSELIKMVGYKPDETLFIPISSLGGQNIKANSPEMSWYKGLALIPALDTFKEPAKPTDKPMRLPIQDVYSISGIGTVPVGRVETGIVKKGMKVSFMPANKAGEIKSIEMHHEEIPQAIPGDNVGFNVRGIGKGDIRRGDVMGPAEAPPTVADEFTAQIVVLQHPSALTVGYTPVFHCHTTQTACTFVELKKKLDPRSGQTKEENPTFLKSGDAAIVVIKPTKPMVIENVKELPQLGRFAVRDMGSTIAAGMCIAIQPKQML
- the rpsJ gene encoding 30S ribosomal protein S10, with the protein product MQKARIRLTGTDFKKVEMVCDRIREIAERTGVNLAGPIPLPTKRLVVPIRKSPDGEGTATWDRWQLRVHKRLIDIDADERALRQLMRIQVPKDIGIEIVLES